In Plasmodium coatneyi strain Hackeri chromosome 8, complete sequence, the genomic stretch AAGCTGATTTAcctgtaaaaatatttaggtaaagatggaaaaaatgaagaaggaatcGCTCGGCTGGTGCGCTTAAGCGTTGTTCTGTTTTGGCTTGGGCTAATCATTAGCTTGCCTTTCGATCGTTTTGCTTTCTGTTTCGGGTATTTttgatttttatttttcatggTACATTCGTAGTGGGGAACGCACTGCATTGTTTTGGCCCTTTTGAGCACTCATTTTCGAAAGTGCCCATACAGCATTGGcgttttttgtgcaatttttgtTTCATATGTTGTGTTTGGACGTGCATATTCCGCTGTCACATTTTGCTGGAACACTCAACCACATtgtatgtcttttttttttttttttttttctctttcgcTTAGTTACAAGAAGTTGTTAAAAAGGTGGAGGTACGATGATGATTATATTTAGGGACCAAGATAAGTTgattttgattttttttttttttaaaccaaGCTGTGACTGTTGAAGtggttcatttttgtcattatgttgttttaaaaattttggtaGTTTACGACATATGTTtgagaattaaaaaatgaaaaaaattctattcatttgttcagctatatatagaatatatatatgggtgttttttttttttttttttgtttgtgtgtgtgtttgtgcgtacttaaatttaaaaatttaaaaatttgaatttttatgAACATTCAATTCAAACATATCGATTTATtcgttttggaaaaaaagaaaaaattgtcatgggattaaaaaatatacagacATATGAAACCATCTCTCTTATTTCGGGAAACATAATCTGGATGTTTGCTTTTAGTGTACAAATATTTTGGCATACGGTCCACAATTTGTTTCTGCTGTGATTTCACTACCTTCTATGGTGCGGGCTTCTACAAGGGTGTTggtaaaaatgcatatgaTGTGCGTGTGCAGGtaataacaaatataaatGAGGAAACGATTTAGAAAATTTGCGTGTGCAGTCATTTGTTCATGCTTCCCCCCTGCACGCGACTAGCTCTCATATTAATGGTCTAATGGTCTCACCTTTCGATTGGAGAATTATTCCTGTAGTGTCTCCTCTCGTTATTCGAATTACTGGATGATCTTCTACTTCGTTCATATCGTTTCTTTCTTCTACTGTCATCCCTGGAGTAATCCCTTTCGTCACCACTGTGCCTGTTGTCTCTTTTGTAATAATCATCCCTCCTGTTGTACTTATCGTCTATGGATCTTCGATCGTAATGTCTATGGTCATCGTATGCATTCCTTCCATATCTGTCGTAGTGTCTGTAGGAGCTGTTGCGATGGTAGCCGAAACTTTGGCCGTGGTCTCGGTAGTATGGGTACGGCCTACACAGGTATAGGGGCGAAAAGGGGGCAGTCATTAAAATGTGGGTATATACATAGGCCCCTCATCACGTGAGTGTACAAAGCGGAAGAGCGATAACAAAGCGGGTTTCAAAAAAGTGATTGCTAAATGGAATGAAGTTTTCCCAAATTATGGACCAGTCCAGCAGGTGGATCTTATAACATGTGCAACACAAGAAGTGGTACCACAAGTGGTACGCATAAACGTGCCCGTGTATAACAATCAACCGAGTGTGACGTCCGATGTAGGGAAAACTTCTTTCTCCCTGTGTGGAACACTCAATAACTCGAATTACCTTCTTGAGTCGTATCTCCTTCTGTCAAATGGTCTGTCGTACCTTCTGCCGTAAAAATCGTACCTCATTCCGTTTCTTTTCATCATATCTTTGgggggagaaaggaaaaaatatcatgTTGTGCggggggaaaatgttttCCAAAAGTGTTTGACGTGGTTACAAACGTATTCATTTGTAAATAAATTGGGCACTTCGTAAAACGAGTACACACGGGGTTGGCATGGGAGCAATTCTTGTGCTAATGTTAACATGCCTAAGGTGCCCTGTTGACGCTGTACTTACTTTGAATTCCCTTGTACTCTCCCGGGGTTGGATCGTGCGGCTCGTTTCGCTTGGCTATTTCTACGTTAATAATACGTCCtatcattaaaaaaaattcgataATTATTGTGtttattatatttgtttgcTGATAATTTTGTTTGGCATGATTTATAAATACGTCCAACTTTGGGCGTGGGACGTATGCATGTTTGTAAGGGATATTGTGAAGAGCGGGATTtttgtattctttttttttttttttttttttggggtaACTGTGCAGGCAAGAGTAACATTTGAAAGTTGCAACTTTTCCAAATGTTTACAATTATGCAATGGGGGCATACATAGTGGAGGCAAAAGTCGGAAACATTTTGTCGGCATTTTTTGCAAGTAACCTTTTTGcagacaattttttcaggGGGCAAAAATGATACGTTTTATTTTCGAATTTGATTTTCTGTTAGCAGGATGGTTAATCATATTGGGAATGGCAACGGGGTTAAATTTGTCTAAATTGATATAGAGAAGGTTGCAATTGCTGATTGTATTCCAGGAGTATTCACCCAAATGTGTagacatacatatgtgtgcatatcgCACGCATGCTGGGAAGGGTTCGAACGACGGCAAATTCTTTATAATGGGCAGAGAGAAGAAACGTTAACAACATTAGTGTGGTAGTAATTTCTGCGACTGTGTATAATGTATGTATGCTTATGGACTGTCTGCATGCTGGGAATCATTTCAGCAATCACGTTTTTTGGGGGAAAGTCCCTCCATGGAATTTAGTTCCTTTGTAGAAGAGTGATCCCAATTCATGCATATATCTTTTTGGTTGTTCGTATGTACATTAAGTTGCCATTCCTTTATtgtagtttttcttttttttcaagaggCGTACTACAGCACAGCGATGTTACTACGTTTTAATATATTATGATgcactattttttattttattttgctcattttccccctgttTGCGCAACTTCCATCAGAATAATAAGTAGATATGAAAAGCATGCGAAATGCAGGCACATGTATTCGTTTTGTTAATAACCTTCaatgtccattttgttgGCCTTGATCATGGCGTTATTCGCGTCATCGGGATTGTTGAACGTGACAAATCCAAAGTTGCGGGATTCTCTgcggagggggaaggagcaTTTAGGGGAAGTTACTTAAAGTTCGAGTTACCTCTTGCATGTACTACAAAGTGGTGGGGTCATTATCTACACGGAGTCCACATACAAGGGGCGAACTGCAAAATGCGATGGACTGTAGGACATTCCCTACCTGGTGATCGGGTTACTGATTACGTAACACTTTTCTATAGTCCCGTACTCTTCAAATATGTCTTGCAGTTTGGACGTCGTTATTTTTGAGCTTAAGTTTGACACATACAGGGTTGTTCCTTTCGGGAGAGAGGGAGTAGTAAAAGTTGTGTTGGACGTGTAAATTGAGCAAAAGATTTAGACGTGCGTCCCACCAGAGGTGTAAAGTGTGAAACGAACGCAGCGAAAAATGTGGTACTTAAGAACGTACACACGGTTGTATATGTGCCCATGCAGGCATggtgcatatataatggtgcAAAACACTGTGCTGTGCACCATGGTGTTATGTTGCTTAGTTTGCTCGGTTTACCATCGTTCTTGTGATCCCTGTCGTTGTCCCGATCTCGACTATGGTCCCTGCCGCGGTCCCGATCACGATCCCGGCTATAGTCACGGTCTCGATCCCGGCTATATTCACGGTCACGATCTCGGCTATAATCACGGTCACGTTCCCGGCTGTAGTCCCTATCATGGTCCCGCTCTCGATCACGTTCATGATCGCGCCCTTCAGAGTCCTCTCTATCATCTTTataactcatttttttttaatttacttaaaaaatatatatacgcttTTTACAATTaacgaaaaaattgtacacaaGGGAACGTTTGTTGGAAGGagctatacatatatatgatagCGAATGATTGGTGcaggtggggaaaaaaaaaaaaacttatacaaaataaaatggaagagcTTAATTCatgaaaaatggataaatggATAAGTATAccttttaagaagaaaatggaaacagTGGAGGGGGGTATGGATTAAAAGCATCCTTTAAATTAAGAAGCGCAGATATGCGCAAAAGTATGCAAGTACTTAAAGCATACCTCCTACGAGGGTAAGCAGTACCATGGTTTTACAGTAGGCCCTTTTTCCTATCCgtttattctattttatatatgcactttAATGTAAACTCATATTCAaatgttatatattttgtccTAGAGCCcacaaattatatatatgatttaACATGAACAATTTTGCAAGATGATGCTATAAtgtactgtttttttttctccatttttttttttttt encodes the following:
- a CDS encoding RNA binding protein, producing MSYKDDREDSEGRDHERDRERDHDRDYSRERDRDYSRDRDREYSRDRDRDYSRDRDRDRGRDHSRDRDNDRDHKNDGTTLYVSNLSSKITTSKLQDIFEEYGTIEKCYVISNPITRESRNFGFVTFNNPDDANNAMIKANKMDIEGRIINVEIAKRNEPHDPTPGEYKGIQNMMKRNGMRYDFYGRRYDRPFDRRRYDSRRPYPYYRDHGQSFGYHRNSSYRHYDRYGRNAYDDHRHYDRRSIDDKYNRRDDYYKRDNRHSGDERDYSRDDSRRKKRYERSRRSSSNSNNERRHYRNNSPIERSPHHRR